A portion of the Chiloscyllium punctatum isolate Juve2018m chromosome 5, sChiPun1.3, whole genome shotgun sequence genome contains these proteins:
- the zbtb14 gene encoding zinc finger and BTB domain-containing protein 14, which produces MGEVVKYVDDEHKNAFLKTLNEQRLEGEFCDIAIVVEDVKFRAHRCVLAACSTYFKKLFKKLEVDSSSVIEIDFLRSDIFEEVLNYMYTSKIAVKREDVNLMMSSGQILGIKFLDKLCTQKRDVSPQQNTPRRKSRYPYSISAKIHRPSVNSTDEEIEEIGDQIEAQSEEAIDETVPNQDDGKTQANGLRVQEAILKELGSEEVRKVSCFASEVETIETNEPKDVAPQPPPTLTFNDSMSGVKEEQPPGWTANTDVKFEYLLYGDREQFSCQTCGKTFTDEARLRKHEKLHSADRPFVCDICSKAFTTQAHLKEHLKIHTGFKPYGCDVCGKSFIRAPDLKKHERVHSNERPFACHMCDKAFKHKSHLKDHERRHRGEKPFVCGSCTKAFAKASDLKRHENNMHSERKQVPTSVITSETEQLQAAAMAAETEQNLESIACS; this is translated from the coding sequence ATGGGTGAAGTAGTGAAATATGTTGATGATGAACATAAAAATGCATTCCTGAAGACCTTGAACGAACAACGATTAGAGGGAGAGTTCTGTGACATAGCCATTGTGGTGGAAGATGTTAAGTTCCGAGCGCACAGATGTGTTTTGGCAGCTTGTAGCACTTATTTCAAGAAACTGTTTAAAAAACTAGAGGTTGATAGCTCTTCAGTGATTGAGATTGATTTTTTGCGTTCAGATATATTTGAAGAAGTACTGAATTATATGTACACTTCTAAAATTGCTGTGAAGAGAGAAGATGTAAACCTGATGATGTCTTCTGGACAAATACTTGGAATAAAGTTTTTAGATAAGCTATGTACTCAGAAGCGTGACGTGTCTCCTCAACAGAACACTCCTCGCCGCAAAAGCCGTTATCCTTATAGCATAAGTGCTAAAATCCATCGACCCTCAGTGAATAGTACTGACGAGGAGATAGAAGAAATCGGAGATCAAATTGAAGCCCAGTCTGAAGAGGCAATAGATGAAACTGTACCCAATCAGGATGACGGGAAGACTCAAGCAAATGGCCTGCGGGTTCAGGAAGCCATTTTAAAAGAACTTGGAAGTGAAGAAGTTCGTAAAGTCAGTTGCTTTGCTTCAGAAGTGGAAACCATTGAGACGAATGAGCCAAAGGATGTGGCTCCCCAACCTCCTCCAACTCTCACATTCAATGACAGCATGAGTGGAGTCAAGGAAGAACAGCCACCAGGCTGGACAGCAAACACTGATGTGAAATTTGAATATTTGTTATATGGGGACAGGGAACAGTTCAGTTGTCAGACCTGTGGCAAGACGTTCACAGATGAAGCCCGTTTGCGAAAGCATGAGAAGTTGCATTCTGCCGATCGACCATTTGTGTGTGACATCTGCTCGAAGGCCTTCACCACGCAAGCTCACTTGAAAGAACATCTCAAAATTCACACAGGTTTCAAGCCTTATGGGTGTGACGTTTGTGGGAAATCTTTCATTCGAGCACCTGACCTAAAGAAACATGAACGTGTCCACAGTAATGAAAGACCTTTTGCGTGCCACATGTGTGACAAAGCCTTCAAACACAAGTCTCACCTGAAGGATCATGAGCGGAGGCACAGAGGTGAAAAGCCATTTGTTTGTGGTTCCTGTACCAAAGCTTTTGCCAAAGCTTCAGATCTAAAGAGGCATGAAAACAATATGCACAGTGAACGCAAGCAAGTGCCTACGAGTGTGATTACAAGTGAAACGGAGCAATTGCAAGCTGCAGCAATGGCTGCTGAAACAGAGCAAAACCTAGAAAGTATAGCTTGTAGCTGA